The genomic stretch CGCGCCTTCGGAATTCGCGGCGACGATCGCGCCGATTGCTGCAGGCGCACTCTTGACCTGCCGATCAATGACGATAACCGGACGTGCAAGCATCCGGCGATGACGGCACTGCTTTTGGGACGTACCCTAATCGGCGAGAGGGTGTTCGACGTCATCAGGGCCTGCGATGCGGTGGCCGAGTTCGAGGTTCTCGATCCCGAGCGCATTCATGTCATGGGCAATTCCGGTGGAGGAACGATCGCCTGGTATGCCGCCGCTCTCGAGCCGCGGCTGAAGGGTATCATTGCCGCGTCCTGCTTTGGCACAGTCGCCCGAAGCATCGGCGCTATCGATCACTGCACCGACAATTATATTCCCGGTATGCTCGAATGGTTCGACTTCCCGGATATCGCTGCTGCCATCCACGACGCCAAAGTACTGATCGTCATGGGCCGTAACGACCCTCTTTTCCCGTATGAAGGCGTACAGGAGGCGTTTGCAAGGGCAGAGGTCATTTTCGAACACTTGGGAAAGGCTGGCGCAATCGATCTTGTCATTGGAGAGGGTGGACACAGGTTTTACGCAGACTTAGCCTGGCCCGCTTTCGCTGCATTGCCCGCGTCAAGATCACCGTGAAACGGGACTGTTCGCTTTCCTAACCTGCTTCTCATAGCAAACTCATCTGTGTATTCCCTCCCCTGTCTGAGCATTCGCCCAGCGAAGAAAGCGTGACCCCGAGGAGGCGAATTCCTTTCTGGGTAGGAAACAACTCAGCAAGCAACGTGCCGGCGATCTCGGCGATCTCATCTGCGTTTCGCACGTTCTGACGGACCGTCCGGCTCCGCGTGATCTGCTGGAAGTCCGCATATTTCACCTTCAGCGTCACAGTCCGCCCACTGATCTGCTTGTTCTCAGCATGGCGCCATACCTTCTCGGCAAGCGGGATCAACTCCGCCTGCGCCGCCTCCAGATCGAATATATCGGCCGCAAACGTGTCTTCCGCGCCGATCGATTTGCGCGGCCGATCGGGCTGAACAGGCCGCTCGTCGATCCCCCTCGAGATTCGATAATACCAGCTCCCCGACTTGCCGAAGTTGTCACGCAGGAAGGCGAGCGATTTGTCGCGCAGATCTGCGCCGGTCACGATCCCGAGCCGCTGCATCTTCTCTGCCGTCGCCGGCCCAACGCCGTGGAATTTCTTGACGGCGAGGTCAGCGACAAATGCCGGACCCATCTTCGGTGTGATCACGGCCTGGCCGTTCGGCTTGTTGAGGTCACTCGCCATCTTTGCGAGGAACTTGCAGTAGGATATCCCGGCAGACGCATTGAGACCGGTTACATCCTTGATACGGGCGCGAATGATCGTCGCGATTTCGGTTGCAAACGCGATACCCTGCTTGTTCTCGGTCACATCAAGATAGGCCTCATCGAGCGAAAGCGGTTCGATCAGGTCTGTATGCTCAGCGAATATCTGGTGGATCTGCGCCGAGACCAATCGGTAGACGTCAAACCGTGGTTTCACGAACACCAGGTCGGGACACCGTCGTTTAGCGGTCACTGATGGGAGCGCGGACCTTACTCCAAAAGCTCGGGCCTCGTAGCTTGCCGCGGCAACGACACCTCTGGCCGCAGAGCCTCCGACAGCTACCGGCTTGCCGCGCAGTTCGGGATTGTCGCGCTGCTCGACTGAGGCGTAAAAGGCATCCATGTCGACATGGATGATCTTGCGGATGGCTGGAGCGGCATCATCCGTTTCGACCTCATGGTCTCTTTCAAATGTAGTCAGTTCATCCGGCGCGGCCATGACTTCTCAAGCGCGTAACACGCGATGACGTTATTCGTCTTCGGGGTTTTCAGGAGGGGCGACGAGGACAAGCATGTTGCCGGGCAGTGGTCGCTGAAGGTGTTTTACATCGGTCCACTCACCGGTGAGCCAGAGATCGACCTCTTCCGGCGTCGTCAGGATCGCCGGCATTGCTTTTTCATGAATGGGTTTGACGATCTCATTCGGTGTTGTGGTCAGAAACCCGAACAGTTCATATTCCTGTTCGCCATCGCGGACCTTCCGCACGCCCTTCCAGGGCGTCCAGAAACTGGCGAAGAACATCAATGGCCGATCTGCGTTCTGCGCAAACCAGGCATTGGGCACGCGCCCGCCCTCCACCTTGCTCGCAGGGTCAGGCTCCGCAAATGAAGTAAACGGCACGACACAGCGGCTTGTCGGCCCGAGCCAGCGCCGCCAATGCGGAGACCCGACATTGCGGATATTGGTGACCCCGCGATCGGCCTTGCCTTTGACGAAGGCCGGCGGCGTCGGCATGCCCCAGGTGGCACTAACGATTTCCCGTTTGCCATCGCCATCAACGCGAACGATCGGCGCCAGCGTGTTGGGATAGACATTGAGCGATGGTTCGTTCCATCCGGCCTTGTCGCTCATCGCCTTCGTAAACTCGACGACGGCATCCCGTGTCGTCGTCAGATTATAGAGATTGCACAAATCCTCGTCTCCCCCTCAGCGCCACATACCGCGCATCCGCGCGCCGACATCAAGCCGAACCTGCCGCGGAGCGGCGTTGTCCTGTTGACCCGGCTTTGCGACCGGCCATGTCCTGTTCTCAAAATGCTGCAGCAACATAGCGGGAATGAATCGGGTCCGCGAGGCATAGACATGCCCGT from Martelella sp. AD-3 encodes the following:
- a CDS encoding S9 family peptidase, whose translation is MLKSPTPFTFSLAGRSTFAPSGLHSRMIEEAPRKLSFEHAGSDPDWAETLRAKLIELLGMPDERPAGSVVTAVGERVDCGTHDRQEFIFEAEPGAEVPCVLLLPKNAKGPLPVMICLQGHTTGMHISLGEVMHDCDVEHIGGDRDFAIQAVNHGYAAIAMEQRAFGIRGDDRADCCRRTLDLPINDDNRTCKHPAMTALLLGRTLIGERVFDVIRACDAVAEFEVLDPERIHVMGNSGGGTIAWYAAALEPRLKGIIAASCFGTVARSIGAIDHCTDNYIPGMLEWFDFPDIAAAIHDAKVLIVMGRNDPLFPYEGVQEAFARAEVIFEHLGKAGAIDLVIGEGGHRFYADLAWPAFAALPASRSP
- the dinB gene encoding DNA polymerase IV, with amino-acid sequence MAAPDELTTFERDHEVETDDAAPAIRKIIHVDMDAFYASVEQRDNPELRGKPVAVGGSAARGVVAAASYEARAFGVRSALPSVTAKRRCPDLVFVKPRFDVYRLVSAQIHQIFAEHTDLIEPLSLDEAYLDVTENKQGIAFATEIATIIRARIKDVTGLNASAGISYCKFLAKMASDLNKPNGQAVITPKMGPAFVADLAVKKFHGVGPATAEKMQRLGIVTGADLRDKSLAFLRDNFGKSGSWYYRISRGIDERPVQPDRPRKSIGAEDTFAADIFDLEAAQAELIPLAEKVWRHAENKQISGRTVTLKVKYADFQQITRSRTVRQNVRNADEIAEIAGTLLAELFPTQKGIRLLGVTLSSLGECSDRGGNTQMSLL
- a CDS encoding SOS response-associated peptidase, whose translation is MCNLYNLTTTRDAVVEFTKAMSDKAGWNEPSLNVYPNTLAPIVRVDGDGKREIVSATWGMPTPPAFVKGKADRGVTNIRNVGSPHWRRWLGPTSRCVVPFTSFAEPDPASKVEGGRVPNAWFAQNADRPLMFFASFWTPWKGVRKVRDGEQEYELFGFLTTTPNEIVKPIHEKAMPAILTTPEEVDLWLTGEWTDVKHLQRPLPGNMLVLVAPPENPEDE